ATACCTGCGCCTGCGTTTCGTCGTATTTTCACCAGCGAAGTTTCTCATGCAACTGGCTTGTTTGCTCGCCGAAAACTGGACCCGCCCAGAAACTCTCGGAATGAATGGAGCAGTGAAATTGAGGCCTTGTCGGGCTGACTTTGCGGGCGGTCCGACAAGGCCTACCCCGCCGACGATCTTGGGGATGTCACGTCGGCGGGACCACTCGATCACGCAACTGGCTCAGCAGTCAGTGAGAGCAGAACAAACATATATGGCATTGAGTGTCTAGTGCCAGTCGTCCCGCATAAGTTCACCCATGATTTCACCCGCCCGGGATTGCTCACTATGTGTCAGTGACTGATATACCTTTTCGTGGCCTGGCACCTTCAGGATGCCCGCTGTTTTCCGGTCATTTACCTTGCGTTTCTGTCTGGCCGCGATGCGTTGCTAACAGTGGAGAAGCGGAGGCATCCGGGGGAGGATTATGGATATGACTCCCGTAGAAGAAGAGCGTCAGATCGGTCTGATCAAAGGCCGATTGGCAGTGAAATTTCCGAACGCGACCCAGGAGATTGTCGACGGCACGGTGAATCAGGCGCATGCTCAGTTCGCGGGTAAGAACATCCGCGATTTCGTTCCACTCCTGGTTGAGCGTCGAGCCAATGACCTGCTGTCATTGCGAGTTGCGCACTAGCGTTGCCGATACGGTGGGCTGATGGACAATCCCACCAGCGCTATGCGCGCATCGTGACCCCACAGAAGCGTGGTCTGATCCGGGATGTCGAACGGGCTCGTGTCCTCACGGCGATGTCGGCAGTGTGTAGGTCGCGGACGCCGAGCGGCGGGCCGCTGTCGTGGCCGGCCTTCTCGCGGGTGGGTCGATTCGGGAGAAGGCGGCACTGGCCGGGAAGTCGACGCGGCCACAATTCAGAAGTGCGGTCGTAACGGTGGTCAGGTCAGGCTCGACACCGCGCACGGTGCGCTAAAGTATCTCGGATTTGGGGAGGGCGACTTATGACTCCGTGTTATAGGCTTCTATGAGGGTCATCATTTGCTCTCACGTGACGGCTTGTCCGTAAACGCGGCCTACCCTCGCCGCAAAAGTCCATGCGTCATCGACAATCTGCTTTTCCAGAATGCACTTTAGTAGTCGGGGAGGATGCGGTTTAAGCGTCTCGTGTGCCCATGCGATTGCGTCGCGGTCGTTGTCGAAATCTCCACGTGCAAGGACTGCATCGTCAGGGTTGTAAACGATCTGATAGCTCGGCACGGGCCAAGAACTTTACGGAGCACTCGCAGGTTGCACTGATGATGTCCGGTCCATGAGGCGCCCAGAATTGTTCATGCGCATCGCACGCACTCCTTCAAAGTTGTATCAATAGAATTCAAGCTCATCGTGAGATTGCGGCTTGTAGGCAGGTCAGAAATAGGATAAAAGTTAGGCAGGTCCCCGCCGACTGGGATGGGAGTCACTGCCGGCGGGGCCTGGCACCCTTCGGCGGAACTGTTTGTTCAATTCTCGAAGTAGGGGCACGGTAAAATTACC
This genomic window from Rhodococcus sp. KBS0724 contains:
- a CDS encoding three-helix bundle dimerization domain-containing protein — translated: MTPVEEERQIGLIKGRLAVKFPNATQEIVDGTVNQAHAQFAGKNIRDFVPLLVERRANDLLSLRVAH